From a region of the Lactuca sativa cultivar Salinas chromosome 4, Lsat_Salinas_v11, whole genome shotgun sequence genome:
- the LOC128133841 gene encoding trafficking protein particle complex II-specific subunit 130 homolog yields MNPESDTILNIKYKISGDRNHGSHTPMFEDESSQMLTFKSALVLQRPVLEPCLAVGFLPLPPEGLRVGQLFTMKWRVERLKYLEDEQYDEVVYEINANSENWMIAGRKRGHAPLSTKQGSRIEISILCVPLVAGYMRPPQLELPDIGEGNISCNPAGPHLVCVSPPPLSSSFCIPIPIPA; encoded by the exons ATGAATCCTGAGAGTGATacgatattaaatataaaatataaaatatctgGGGATAGAAATCATGGATCGCATACTCCTATGTTTGAGGATGAGTCTTCACAGATGTTGACTTTTAAGAGTGCTCTTGTTTTACAAAGACCAGTGTTGGAACCTTGTTTGGCAGTTGGTTTTCTTCCCCTTCCTCCAGAAGGCCTTAGAGTCGGCCAGCTTTTTACTATGAAGTGGCGAGTTGAAAGGTTGAAGTATCTCGAGGACGAACAATAC GATGAGGTAGTATATGAAATAAACGCAAATTCTGAAAACTGGATGATTGCTGGGAGGAAGCGAGGCCATGCACCTCTCTCCACAAAGCAAG GTTCACGAATAGAGATTTCAATCCTATGCGTGCCATTGGTTGCTGGGTACATGCGGCCCCCACAACTGGAGTTACCGGACATTGGTGAGGGTAATATTAGTTGCAACCCAGCTGGTCCCCACTTGGTCTGTGTTTCCCCTCCACCTCTCAGCTCCTCCTTCTGTATTCCCATTCCCATTCCTGCTTAG